Proteins encoded in a region of the Candidatus Nitrospira nitrificans genome:
- the hisD gene encoding histidinol dehydrogenase: MKIVTHADRSFLPSLKKVALRGQATGAAVEKTVQAILKGVERGGDKAILRYTKQFDKVALKPEALRVTPEEVKNAYFHIRKDEGDALRLAAQRITSFHERQRTKTWMYQDGDATLGQLVGPVDAVGVYVPGGKAVYPSSVLMCAIPAKVAGVPRIVMVTPPQKDGINPYLLVAADIAGVTEIYRVGGVQAVAALAYGTSTIARVDKIVGPGNIYVATAKRLLYGTVGIDMVAGPSELLVVADDDAKPAHVAADLLCEAEHDEDAQVFLVTTSERLAKDVSKLIESQLKGLQRERIASKSIARHSVAFVVTTMDEAIEVANEIAAEHLTLSVDNPFDYLEKIRHAGALFLGRYTPPSVADYVAGPNHVLPTGGTARFFSPLSVNDYVKVSNIVHYTKQELAKVKDPLIRLAQIEGFDAHAKSAQSRFS; this comes from the coding sequence ATGAAAATCGTGACACACGCGGATCGCAGTTTTCTCCCATCCCTAAAAAAAGTTGCGCTTCGCGGGCAGGCGACCGGCGCGGCGGTTGAAAAGACCGTGCAGGCCATCCTGAAAGGCGTTGAGCGAGGAGGAGATAAAGCGATCCTCCGCTACACCAAGCAATTCGACAAGGTTGCGTTGAAGCCGGAAGCGCTGCGTGTGACTCCCGAAGAGGTCAAGAATGCCTATTTCCACATCCGAAAGGATGAGGGAGATGCGCTTCGGTTGGCTGCTCAACGGATTACGTCGTTTCATGAGCGGCAACGAACCAAGACCTGGATGTATCAAGACGGGGATGCCACCTTGGGGCAGCTCGTTGGCCCGGTCGACGCGGTCGGGGTGTATGTTCCGGGGGGCAAGGCCGTGTATCCGTCGTCCGTGCTGATGTGCGCGATTCCAGCCAAGGTTGCCGGTGTCCCGCGCATCGTGATGGTCACCCCGCCCCAGAAGGACGGGATCAATCCCTACTTGCTGGTCGCCGCCGACATAGCCGGAGTCACGGAGATTTATCGCGTCGGAGGCGTGCAAGCAGTTGCGGCCCTGGCCTATGGAACAAGCACCATCGCGAGGGTCGACAAGATCGTCGGACCGGGGAATATCTACGTGGCCACAGCCAAACGACTGCTCTACGGCACGGTGGGAATCGACATGGTTGCCGGCCCCAGTGAGTTGCTCGTGGTAGCTGATGATGATGCGAAACCAGCCCACGTGGCGGCGGATCTACTCTGCGAAGCCGAGCATGATGAAGACGCGCAGGTGTTCCTTGTGACGACCTCGGAGCGATTGGCGAAGGATGTGTCGAAACTGATCGAGAGTCAGCTCAAAGGGCTCCAACGTGAAAGAATCGCGTCGAAATCGATTGCCCGTCATTCAGTCGCCTTCGTCGTAACCACGATGGATGAAGCCATCGAAGTGGCGAACGAAATCGCGGCCGAACATCTGACGCTCTCGGTGGATAATCCGTTCGATTATTTGGAAAAGATCCGCCATGCAGGCGCGCTGTTCTTGGGGCGCTACACGCCACCGTCGGTGGCCGATTATGTTGCAGGGCCCAATCATGTCCTGCCGACCGGAGGAACCGCCCGGTTCTTCTCGCCCCTGTCCGTCAATGATTATGTCAAGGTGAGCAACATCGTGCATTACACAAAACAAGAACTGGCCAAAGTCAAAGATCCTTTGATTCGGCTGGCGCAGATCGAAGGGTTCGATGCGCACGCCAAATCAGCGCAGAGTAGGTTTTCATGA
- a CDS encoding histidine triad nucleotide-binding protein, protein MSDCLFCKIVEKKIPAKLVQEDEHTVAFDDINPQAPVHTLVIPKRHVSAVQDLGVEDAALLARLLMSCTKVAALKGLQESGYRLVANTGRDAGQTVFHLHFHVMGGRHMAWPPG, encoded by the coding sequence ATGAGTGATTGCCTCTTTTGCAAGATTGTGGAAAAGAAGATTCCAGCGAAGCTGGTTCAAGAAGATGAGCACACAGTGGCGTTTGACGATATCAATCCACAGGCGCCCGTCCATACGCTGGTGATACCCAAGCGGCATGTTTCGGCCGTTCAAGATTTAGGGGTGGAGGATGCGGCGTTGCTGGCGCGGTTGTTGATGAGTTGTACGAAAGTCGCGGCTTTGAAAGGGCTGCAGGAGTCCGGTTATCGGCTGGTTGCGAATACCGGTCGCGATGCCGGACAAACCGTCTTCCATCTCCATTTCCACGTGATGGGTGGCCGGCATATGGCTTGGCCTCCGGGATGA
- the hisH gene encoding imidazole glycerol phosphate synthase subunit HisH: MIAIIDYGMGNLRSVSKAFEAVGHQAIVTREAASIRNAGHVVLPGVGAFGDCMANLRQYGLIEPIKAAIRSGKPFLGICLGFQLLFTESEEFGRHEGLDLFPGKVRAFSTDQALKVPHMGWNQIAIQSPCPVFDGIVDGSHWYFVHSFFVDPQDKRIAATTTTYGIPFTSSIWKDNVVACQFHPEKSQAVGLQLIKNFGAWK, encoded by the coding sequence ATGATTGCCATTATCGACTATGGAATGGGCAACCTTCGCAGTGTCTCAAAGGCCTTTGAGGCGGTGGGACATCAGGCGATCGTCACGCGCGAGGCGGCTTCGATCCGGAATGCCGGCCACGTGGTGTTGCCGGGCGTCGGAGCGTTCGGCGATTGCATGGCGAATCTACGGCAGTATGGATTGATCGAGCCCATCAAGGCCGCGATTCGATCGGGAAAACCGTTCTTGGGGATCTGTTTGGGGTTCCAGCTGTTGTTTACGGAAAGCGAAGAGTTCGGCAGGCATGAAGGTCTGGACCTGTTTCCTGGAAAAGTTCGGGCCTTCTCAACGGACCAAGCGCTCAAAGTTCCGCACATGGGCTGGAATCAGATCGCGATCCAAAGCCCCTGTCCGGTGTTCGACGGTATAGTCGACGGATCCCATTGGTATTTCGTGCATTCTTTTTTCGTGGATCCGCAGGACAAGCGGATCGCAGCCACGACCACGACGTACGGTATTCCCTTCACCTCGAGTATTTGGAAGGACAATGTGGTCGCGTGCCAGTTCCATCCAGAGAAGAGTCAGGCGGTCGGGCTGCAATTGATCAAGAATTTTGGAGCGTGGAAGTGA
- the hisG gene encoding ATP phosphoribosyltransferase, which translates to MVTIALSKGKLMESALDLFRRAGYDIRGLSGESRRLIFVSAEHDMTFLIVRPSDVPTYVEYGGADAGIVGKDVLLEQESDVYEPLDLGFGACRISVAALRGEGSHDRFSSKIRIATKYPRISERYFNTRGVPVEIVKLYGSIELAPVVGLADRIVDLVETGSTLKAHDLAEIEVITQSTARFIVNRASFRLKQEPLMKLIRKLRAAVRSQVALSGNGRPSAIRARKRKAARS; encoded by the coding sequence ATGGTGACGATCGCTCTCTCAAAAGGGAAACTCATGGAGTCCGCGCTGGATCTCTTCCGACGAGCCGGCTACGACATTCGGGGGCTGTCAGGCGAGAGCCGTCGACTCATCTTCGTCAGCGCCGAGCACGATATGACCTTTCTCATCGTTCGGCCCAGCGATGTGCCGACGTACGTGGAATATGGGGGAGCGGATGCCGGGATCGTCGGGAAAGACGTCTTGTTGGAGCAGGAAAGTGATGTATACGAACCATTGGATTTAGGGTTCGGAGCGTGTAGAATCTCCGTCGCCGCGCTTCGGGGAGAGGGATCACATGATCGCTTCTCCTCGAAGATTCGGATTGCGACGAAATATCCGAGGATCAGCGAGCGCTATTTTAATACGCGCGGGGTTCCGGTCGAGATCGTCAAGTTGTATGGGTCTATTGAGTTGGCTCCTGTGGTGGGATTGGCAGATCGGATCGTGGATTTGGTCGAAACCGGCAGCACACTCAAAGCCCATGATCTTGCCGAGATCGAAGTCATTACCCAATCGACGGCCCGTTTCATCGTCAATCGGGCGAGTTTTCGGCTCAAACAGGAGCCGTTGATGAAGTTGATTCGTAAACTGCGGGCAGCGGTGCGGAGTCAGGTCGCTCTCTCCGGCAACGGTCGCCCATCGGCCATACGCGCGCGCAAGCGGAAGGCGGCTCGTTCATGA
- the hisF gene encoding imidazole glycerol phosphate synthase subunit HisF, with the protein MLTKRIIPCLDVKEGRVVKGVSFVNLRDAGDPVEAAVGYDHEGADELCFLDITASHENRKTIIEVVERTAARVFMPLTVGGGVGTLDDIRALLNAGADKVSINTAAVRRPEFVQEAARRFGTQCIVVAIDAKRAGGDRWEVFTHGGRRATGLDVVEWATRMGQYGAGEILLTSMDQDGRQTGYDLDLTATVSGAVSIPVIASGGVGTLDHLYQGFVKGKADAVLAASIFHFRTYTISQAKAYLRERGVPVRSESLSRVA; encoded by the coding sequence ATGTTGACCAAACGCATCATTCCCTGTCTGGACGTCAAAGAAGGCCGCGTGGTCAAGGGCGTCAGCTTTGTGAATCTCCGCGATGCCGGAGATCCGGTTGAAGCCGCGGTGGGGTACGATCACGAAGGAGCGGACGAACTGTGTTTTCTCGATATCACCGCTTCGCATGAAAACCGGAAAACGATCATCGAGGTCGTTGAGCGGACGGCTGCCCGGGTATTCATGCCGCTAACGGTCGGAGGGGGCGTGGGAACGCTCGACGATATTCGAGCCTTGTTGAATGCCGGGGCGGACAAGGTGAGCATCAATACCGCGGCCGTCCGACGGCCCGAGTTCGTGCAAGAGGCTGCTCGGCGTTTTGGGACGCAATGCATCGTCGTAGCCATCGATGCCAAGCGCGCAGGGGGTGATCGCTGGGAGGTTTTCACGCACGGCGGTCGCCGGGCGACGGGACTGGATGTGGTGGAGTGGGCCACGCGGATGGGGCAGTATGGCGCCGGAGAAATCTTATTGACCAGTATGGATCAGGACGGCCGGCAGACCGGATATGATCTGGACCTGACAGCGACGGTGTCCGGGGCTGTATCGATTCCCGTGATCGCCTCCGGCGGAGTCGGCACGCTCGATCATCTCTACCAGGGCTTTGTGAAGGGGAAGGCCGACGCGGTCTTGGCGGCGTCGATTTTTCATTTTCGGACCTATACAATCTCCCAGGCGAAGGCATATTTGCGGGAACGTGGCGTCCCGGTTCGATCAGAAAGTCTTTCTCGAGTGGCTTGA
- the murA gene encoding UDP-N-acetylglucosamine 1-carboxyvinyltransferase, whose translation MDEIIISGGKRLAGDVRISGAKNSALPILASTILGGGECVVTNVPRVVDVLTMGKLLGILGAKISHEGNRAVIQVDAIESTEAPYDLVKTMRASVLVLGPLVARWGEAKVSLPGGCAIGSRPVNLHLAGLAKLGADISIEHGYITAKAKRLRGERIYCDTPTVTGTENLMMAATLAEGVTTLENAAKEPEIVDLAEFLVKRGARIRGAGTDVIVIEGVRELHGGDHEVIPDRIEAGTYLAAAAMTHGDVSATHCRPAHLEAVLMKLRETGADVQEGHDHVRLTMPEKLRGTDLRTLPFPGFPTDMQAQMVALLSLAEGTSVVTETVFESRFMHVEELRRMGADIRVEGNRLVVTGRKKLTGAPVMASDLRASAGLIVAGLAAEGVTQVQRVYHLDRGYERMEEKLGALGAEVQRQKSSTKMP comes from the coding sequence ATGGATGAAATTATCATCAGCGGCGGCAAGAGACTCGCCGGAGACGTTCGCATCAGCGGCGCGAAAAATTCCGCTCTTCCGATCTTGGCCTCGACCATTCTGGGCGGCGGGGAGTGCGTCGTCACCAATGTCCCAAGGGTCGTCGATGTGCTGACGATGGGAAAGCTCTTGGGGATTCTCGGCGCCAAGATATCCCATGAGGGCAATCGAGCGGTCATTCAGGTCGATGCCATTGAATCGACGGAAGCTCCCTATGATCTCGTGAAGACGATGCGGGCTTCGGTATTGGTTCTTGGTCCGTTGGTTGCTCGTTGGGGAGAGGCGAAAGTTTCTCTCCCCGGAGGCTGTGCCATCGGCTCCCGGCCAGTCAATCTGCATTTAGCGGGCTTGGCAAAATTAGGGGCTGACATTTCCATTGAGCACGGCTATATCACGGCCAAGGCGAAACGATTGAGAGGCGAGCGTATCTACTGCGATACGCCGACCGTCACCGGCACTGAAAATCTCATGATGGCGGCGACATTGGCTGAGGGAGTGACGACGTTAGAAAATGCGGCCAAGGAACCGGAAATCGTGGACCTGGCCGAATTTCTCGTCAAGCGCGGCGCGAGAATCCGAGGAGCGGGAACCGATGTGATTGTGATCGAAGGGGTGAGAGAACTTCATGGCGGGGATCATGAAGTCATTCCTGATCGCATCGAGGCCGGCACATACTTGGCGGCGGCGGCTATGACGCACGGTGATGTCAGCGCGACGCATTGTCGTCCGGCCCATCTCGAGGCCGTGCTGATGAAGTTGCGTGAGACGGGGGCCGACGTGCAGGAAGGCCACGATCATGTGCGTCTGACCATGCCTGAAAAATTGCGAGGCACCGACCTCAGGACGTTGCCTTTCCCGGGCTTTCCCACCGATATGCAAGCTCAAATGGTGGCGTTGCTGAGTCTCGCCGAAGGCACGAGCGTCGTGACCGAAACGGTGTTTGAAAGCCGGTTCATGCATGTCGAGGAACTGCGGCGGATGGGAGCCGATATCCGCGTTGAAGGAAACCGGTTGGTGGTGACGGGACGAAAGAAGCTGACCGGGGCGCCGGTCATGGCCTCGGATCTTCGAGCGAGCGCCGGGTTGATCGTCGCCGGACTGGCTGCCGAGGGCGTGACGCAAGTCCAGCGTGTGTACCATCTCGACCGGGGATACGAGAGAATGGAAGAAAAGTTAGGTGCGTTGGGAGCTGAGGTTCAGCGCCAAAAGTCGTCGACGAAGATGCCTTAG
- a CDS encoding zinc-binding metallopeptidase family protein — translation MEVIVHSLLSRMIPMISAVALAAVVTGCSGSKVATKSSNELSRYRIQSIALIPFTSIATPQARDQDDLFLPTPDSIRRSDISMGVPPEGQPLRTKTMMVPGYAAEKVTELFWGRLRDRKGLLVLAPGDAVRVSSADGEPATMGMEKAAAEVAKRLKADAALIGLVSVYQERVGSRLGANPAATVGFEAKVVAADGQVLWVGGYYERQRPMTEDLMGFLQRWAFVTAEELAEYGVDEVLSDFPFGTREGK, via the coding sequence GTGGAAGTGATCGTGCACAGCCTCCTGTCCCGCATGATTCCGATGATAAGCGCCGTTGCATTGGCTGCCGTCGTTACAGGGTGTAGCGGATCGAAGGTGGCGACGAAGTCGTCCAATGAACTCTCTCGCTACCGGATTCAGTCCATTGCTTTGATCCCGTTTACGTCGATTGCGACGCCCCAAGCGCGCGATCAAGACGATCTTTTTCTTCCGACGCCTGACAGCATCCGTCGGTCCGATATTTCCATGGGAGTCCCTCCGGAAGGGCAACCCCTGCGCACAAAAACTATGATGGTGCCGGGGTATGCGGCGGAGAAGGTGACGGAATTGTTCTGGGGTCGCCTCCGAGATCGGAAAGGTCTTCTCGTATTGGCTCCCGGTGATGCGGTCAGAGTCTCCTCAGCCGACGGAGAGCCGGCCACAATGGGGATGGAAAAGGCGGCAGCTGAGGTGGCGAAGCGATTGAAGGCGGATGCGGCATTGATCGGTCTCGTGTCGGTGTACCAAGAGCGGGTGGGCAGTCGACTGGGAGCGAACCCTGCTGCGACGGTTGGTTTTGAGGCCAAGGTCGTAGCGGCTGACGGGCAAGTACTCTGGGTCGGGGGCTATTATGAACGGCAGCGGCCGATGACCGAGGATCTCATGGGATTTTTGCAGCGATGGGCCTTCGTGACGGCGGAAGAATTGGCAGAGTATGGGGTTGATGAAGTCCTGAGCGATTTTCCGTTTGGTACGAGGGAGGGGAAGTAG
- a CDS encoding BrnT family toxin: MGLLFEWDERKAKQNLAKHSISFEEASTISATHCRLRSTIFPIRWGEQRCVTVGHSSKHRLLIVVHTDRSGRIISARPATRRERNL; encoded by the coding sequence ATGGGGTTGCTGTTCGAGTGGGATGAGCGGAAGGCTAAACAGAATCTCGCCAAGCACAGCATCTCATTTGAAGAGGCCAGTACAATATCGGCGACACATTGTCGGTTAAGATCGACGATCTTTCCCATTCGGTGGGGGGAGCAGCGGTGTGTAACAGTGGGTCATTCATCGAAGCACCGTTTGCTCATCGTGGTACATACGGACCGGAGCGGACGTATCATCAGTGCTCGTCCTGCTACGCGCCGTGAAAGAAACCTATGA
- the hisA gene encoding 1-(5-phosphoribosyl)-5-[(5-phosphoribosylamino)methylideneamino]imidazole-4-carboxamide isomerase: protein MLIIPAIDVKDGRCVRLRQGDMAAETVYSDDVTAVAGRWQEQGAGLIHVVDLNGAVDGEPKNLPHIESVIQAVRVKVQVGGGIRTIDTVRRYLDVGVSRVVLGTAAITDRVFLERACLEFPRRIILGLDARDGRIAVKGWTAVSDVRAIDLLKELSGCSIAAVVYTDIARDGMLSGPNLPALKEIVECSSFPVIASGGITRLEDLRAVRSLGPKIEGAIVGKALYDGKLDFRAALAVLGKE, encoded by the coding sequence GTGCTGATCATTCCTGCCATCGATGTGAAAGATGGGCGTTGTGTGCGATTACGTCAAGGCGATATGGCGGCGGAAACGGTCTATTCCGACGATGTGACGGCGGTGGCCGGTAGGTGGCAGGAACAGGGAGCCGGCTTGATTCACGTCGTGGATTTAAACGGCGCCGTCGATGGCGAGCCCAAGAATCTGCCTCACATTGAGTCCGTCATACAGGCAGTTCGCGTAAAGGTTCAGGTCGGCGGCGGCATCAGAACAATCGACACGGTTCGCCGGTATCTCGATGTCGGGGTGTCTCGCGTTGTGCTCGGCACCGCTGCGATCACTGATCGCGTCTTTCTCGAACGGGCCTGCCTGGAATTTCCGCGGCGGATCATCCTTGGGCTCGACGCTCGTGACGGTCGAATCGCTGTGAAAGGCTGGACCGCAGTATCCGATGTGCGAGCGATCGATTTGTTGAAGGAGCTGTCAGGCTGCTCGATTGCCGCCGTGGTCTATACGGACATCGCGCGTGACGGCATGCTCAGCGGACCAAATCTGCCCGCCTTGAAGGAGATCGTCGAATGCTCTTCCTTCCCGGTGATTGCCTCGGGAGGGATCACCCGTCTGGAAGACCTGCGAGCCGTCCGATCACTCGGTCCAAAAATAGAGGGCGCGATCGTGGGGAAGGCCCTGTACGATGGAAAACTGGACTTCCGGGCCGCTCTCGCGGTCCTTGGCAAGGAGTAA
- the dnaG gene encoding DNA primase yields MGRSLISDDIKNRIRDRADIADVVGQHVSLRRAGQNLVGLCPFHQEKSPSFSVSPSKQMFYCFGCKAGGDVFAFLTKITGATFPEVLRELGDKVGIVVEESPIDRAQRGHAYRIEEINRASLTWFQSNLRDPQIGATAREYLVGRGIQEPTVESFRIGVSSPDWDGLFKFLSRKGFSHRDIMAAGLISARTNGNGYYDKFHARLMFTIMDLRKRVVGFGGRVLGDGTPKYLNSPDTPLFKKGQTLFAFDQAREAIVRIKTVIVVEGYFDAIALHQAGLTHTVATLGTALTPEHIQVLRRFASKVVLLFDPDAAGVRAALRGLDLFVNSGLGVKVVTLPAGEDPDTYIRKESPDSFARLEEQAPSLLDFALENSLKATEISTIEGRIRSVDELLRILQKSEHPIEREERLKLVAERLGINQSRLIERYPALVAQQKQGSGALRPPLAGKSDDSLFKGIPEERDLMLLLLQGKLSPADVRRLRPEQFSVGACRKLAELALTHRDRDGRVQVQALLDASMDDPECGALAAELSLRDDHFDDAPAHITACLDCLDRKRSEQVLRELIARMKTAEREGQMDEARMLNMQINEVRMRKAGTPTAGVVSLVKE; encoded by the coding sequence GTGGGCCGAAGCTTGATTTCCGACGATATCAAGAATCGAATAAGAGATCGGGCGGATATCGCGGATGTCGTCGGTCAGCACGTCTCGCTGAGGCGGGCAGGTCAGAACCTGGTGGGGTTGTGCCCATTTCATCAAGAAAAGAGCCCTTCTTTTTCCGTCAGTCCTTCCAAGCAAATGTTTTACTGCTTCGGCTGCAAGGCCGGGGGAGATGTCTTTGCCTTTCTGACCAAGATTACAGGGGCAACCTTTCCGGAAGTGCTGCGGGAGCTTGGAGACAAGGTGGGCATTGTGGTGGAGGAGTCGCCTATAGATCGAGCGCAACGCGGGCACGCCTATCGCATCGAAGAAATCAATCGGGCCTCCCTCACGTGGTTTCAATCTAATCTGCGCGATCCACAAATCGGCGCGACGGCTCGCGAGTATCTGGTCGGACGAGGCATACAAGAACCGACGGTGGAGTCGTTTCGAATCGGCGTCTCATCTCCGGATTGGGATGGGCTGTTTAAATTTCTTTCTCGAAAAGGGTTCTCCCACCGCGACATCATGGCAGCCGGGCTCATCAGCGCGAGAACCAACGGGAATGGCTACTACGATAAGTTTCATGCGCGGCTGATGTTCACGATCATGGATTTGCGCAAGCGCGTGGTCGGATTCGGCGGCCGCGTGCTGGGTGACGGCACGCCGAAGTATCTGAATTCCCCCGATACGCCTCTGTTTAAGAAAGGGCAGACGCTGTTTGCCTTCGATCAAGCCCGCGAAGCCATCGTCCGGATCAAGACCGTGATCGTCGTGGAAGGCTATTTCGACGCGATCGCGCTTCATCAGGCTGGGTTGACGCACACGGTGGCCACATTGGGTACAGCCTTGACGCCGGAACATATTCAAGTTCTCCGACGGTTTGCATCGAAGGTGGTGTTGCTGTTCGATCCGGATGCCGCCGGCGTTCGAGCGGCGTTGAGGGGATTGGACTTGTTTGTGAACAGTGGGTTGGGTGTCAAAGTGGTGACGCTCCCTGCGGGGGAAGATCCCGACACGTATATTCGAAAGGAAAGTCCTGACTCCTTTGCCCGATTGGAGGAGCAAGCCCCCAGTCTGCTGGACTTCGCGCTGGAAAACAGTCTCAAGGCGACGGAAATCAGCACGATCGAAGGACGGATCCGGAGCGTGGATGAGCTTCTGCGCATTCTGCAGAAGAGCGAGCATCCGATCGAGCGAGAGGAGCGACTCAAGCTCGTTGCGGAACGATTGGGAATCAATCAGTCACGGCTGATCGAACGGTATCCTGCGCTCGTGGCCCAGCAGAAGCAAGGTTCGGGAGCGCTTCGGCCGCCTCTTGCCGGGAAGTCGGATGACTCCCTCTTCAAGGGAATTCCCGAAGAGCGAGACCTTATGCTTCTCTTGTTGCAGGGGAAGCTGTCCCCGGCCGATGTCCGCCGACTCCGGCCTGAGCAGTTCTCGGTCGGAGCCTGTCGCAAGCTTGCGGAGCTGGCTCTGACTCATAGGGATCGCGATGGACGTGTTCAGGTCCAGGCGCTGCTCGATGCGTCGATGGACGACCCCGAGTGCGGGGCTCTGGCCGCGGAACTCTCGCTTCGTGACGATCATTTCGACGACGCGCCGGCGCACATCACGGCCTGTTTGGATTGTCTGGACCGAAAACGATCGGAGCAGGTCCTGAGAGAGCTGATCGCCAGGATGAAAACGGCTGAGCGCGAAGGCCAGATGGACGAAGCGCGCATGCTGAATATGCAGATCAACGAGGTACGGATGCGGAAAGCCGGCACGCCGACCGCCGGTGTGGTTTCATTGGTGAAGGAGTAG
- the hisB gene encoding imidazoleglycerol-phosphate dehydratase HisB, whose protein sequence is MKKNGITPRQASVQRATKETDIRVEWTLDGRGQGKIDTGIRFFDHMLELLAKHGFFDLTVQAKGDLDIDEHHTVEDVGIVMGQALHQALGEKAGIKRFGFASAPLDETLAQVTVDLSGRPFLVYNVNLPDRKIKAFDLGLFEDFFQAFVTHGGLNLHVNLLYGRNPHHIMEAIFKALAKALDHATMPEERLAGKVLSTKGML, encoded by the coding sequence ATGAAGAAAAACGGGATTACTCCACGACAGGCGAGTGTCCAACGAGCCACCAAAGAGACCGATATCCGTGTCGAGTGGACCTTGGATGGGAGGGGGCAGGGGAAGATCGATACCGGCATCCGTTTCTTCGATCACATGCTGGAGCTCCTGGCCAAACATGGGTTTTTCGACCTGACCGTGCAGGCAAAGGGCGACCTCGACATTGACGAACACCACACCGTCGAAGATGTCGGCATTGTCATGGGCCAGGCCCTGCACCAGGCATTGGGCGAAAAGGCGGGTATCAAGCGGTTCGGGTTTGCCTCGGCGCCGCTCGATGAAACTTTGGCTCAGGTTACCGTGGATCTGAGTGGCCGGCCGTTTCTGGTGTACAACGTGAATCTGCCGGATCGGAAGATCAAGGCGTTCGATCTCGGGTTGTTCGAAGACTTCTTCCAAGCCTTCGTGACCCACGGCGGGCTCAATCTGCACGTGAATCTGCTCTATGGCCGCAATCCCCACCACATCATGGAAGCCATCTTCAAAGCGCTCGCTAAGGCGCTCGATCACGCGACGATGCCGGAAGAGCGGTTGGCGGGGAAGGTGCTCTCGACGAAGGGGATGCTGTAG
- the hisIE gene encoding bifunctional phosphoribosyl-AMP cyclohydrolase/phosphoribosyl-ATP diphosphatase HisIE produces the protein MSQGSADQLKFDGHGLLPAVIQDWLDGTVLMLGYMNQEALAKTVATRRVHFWSRSRNTLWEKGETSGHTLHVKELFVDCDRDTILVKAQPAGPTCHTGERACFFSRLDEQGEVVRSNPQDAHGGILDSVLRTIDERRSNPRTGSYTSKLFEGGHDKILKKVAEEAGEVLLASKGGKKEEIVYEVADLFFHTLMVLGYHGVSLQEVLHELGKRFGKSGLRAT, from the coding sequence ATGAGTCAGGGATCCGCAGATCAGTTGAAATTCGACGGGCACGGCCTGCTTCCGGCCGTCATTCAGGATTGGCTTGACGGAACGGTCTTGATGCTCGGATACATGAACCAAGAGGCCCTCGCGAAGACGGTCGCCACACGGAGGGTGCACTTTTGGAGTCGGTCTCGAAATACGCTTTGGGAAAAAGGCGAAACCTCCGGTCATACGCTGCATGTGAAGGAACTCTTTGTCGACTGCGACCGCGACACCATTTTGGTGAAAGCGCAACCGGCGGGACCGACTTGTCATACAGGCGAGCGGGCATGTTTTTTTTCCAGGTTAGATGAACAGGGCGAGGTCGTTCGTTCCAACCCACAGGACGCACATGGCGGAATCCTTGACAGTGTCTTGCGGACGATTGATGAACGTCGCTCGAACCCCCGGACCGGTTCCTATACTTCAAAGCTGTTCGAAGGGGGGCATGACAAGATTCTGAAGAAGGTGGCGGAGGAGGCCGGAGAAGTCCTGTTGGCGTCCAAAGGCGGCAAGAAAGAGGAGATCGTGTACGAAGTAGCCGATCTGTTCTTTCACACCCTTATGGTGTTGGGATACCACGGGGTGAGTCTTCAGGAGGTTCTTCACGAATTGGGAAAGCGGTTCGGCAAGTCCGGTCTACGAGCAACGTGA